One Curtobacterium sp. MCLR17_007 DNA window includes the following coding sequences:
- a CDS encoding GNAT family N-acetyltransferase has protein sequence MTDPYRLVPTAPPLDDYLRLRTDSGLSPRNAGQGAGAITGSWSFCHVVDAVGRPVAMGRTIGDGGWYFHIADIATDPAHQRRGLGRQVVTWLLDDIRSRAPEGAYVTLIGDPPGQRLYRSLGLDDVAPSLGMALVL, from the coding sequence ATGACCGATCCGTACCGACTCGTGCCGACCGCTCCCCCGCTCGACGACTACCTCCGGCTCCGGACCGACTCCGGACTCTCGCCGCGGAACGCCGGACAGGGGGCAGGAGCGATCACCGGCAGCTGGTCGTTCTGCCACGTGGTCGACGCGGTCGGCCGACCGGTGGCGATGGGCCGCACGATCGGCGACGGCGGGTGGTACTTCCACATCGCCGACATCGCGACCGACCCGGCGCACCAGCGGCGCGGCCTGGGTCGTCAGGTGGTGACGTGGCTGCTCGACGACATCCGGAGCAGGGCCCCCGAGGGAGCGTACGTCACACTCATCGGGGACCCGCCCGGGCAGCGTCTGTACCGGTCGCTGGGACTCGACGACGTGGCGCCGAGCCTGGGGATGGCGCTGGTGCTCTGA
- a CDS encoding histidine phosphatase family protein encodes MTSERPGELVLVRHGETEWSKSGQHTGRTDITLTDAGIEQAERAGRFLADREFALALSSPLRRARDTAALIGVDPDIDEDLYEWDYGAYEGLTTPQIKVQRHGPWDLWTDGVPAGDTPGESAAEVRVRAERVLDRARPVLADGQDAVFVAHGHVLRAIGAAWIRLAPQDGAVLALSTASVSVLGYEHGRPVIDAWNIQPR; translated from the coding sequence ATGACCTCGGAACGCCCCGGCGAACTCGTCCTCGTCCGTCACGGAGAGACGGAGTGGTCCAAGAGCGGTCAGCACACGGGCCGCACGGACATCACGCTCACCGACGCCGGCATCGAGCAGGCCGAGCGTGCCGGCCGCTTCCTGGCGGACCGCGAGTTCGCGCTCGCGCTGTCCAGTCCGCTCCGGCGCGCGCGAGACACCGCCGCGCTCATCGGCGTCGACCCGGACATCGACGAGGACCTGTACGAGTGGGACTACGGCGCGTACGAGGGACTGACCACGCCGCAGATCAAGGTGCAGCGCCACGGACCGTGGGACCTGTGGACCGACGGTGTCCCCGCCGGTGACACGCCCGGCGAGTCCGCGGCCGAGGTCCGTGTCCGGGCCGAGCGGGTGCTCGACCGTGCCCGTCCGGTGCTCGCCGACGGGCAGGACGCGGTGTTCGTCGCCCACGGCCACGTGCTGCGGGCGATCGGCGCCGCCTGGATCCGGCTCGCGCCGCAGGACGGCGCGGTGCTCGCGCTGTCGACGGCCTCGGTCAGCGTGCTCGGGTACGAGCACGGCCGTCCCGTCATCGACGCCTGGAACATCCAGCCCCGCTAG
- the crcB gene encoding fluoride efflux transporter CrcB produces MSALDLLLVAVGGGAGAALRFVLDGVVKARVTGFPLGTMVINVSGSLVLGLLTGLGEAGILALPVVAVLGTGMMGGYTTFSTASVETVRLLQSGKTRLAVLNGLGMLVVSVGAAALGLLLGRNS; encoded by the coding sequence ATGAGCGCGCTCGACCTCCTGCTGGTCGCGGTCGGCGGCGGTGCCGGGGCCGCGCTGCGGTTCGTCCTCGACGGCGTGGTGAAGGCGCGGGTGACCGGCTTCCCGCTCGGCACGATGGTCATCAACGTCAGCGGGTCCCTCGTCCTCGGGCTGCTGACCGGCCTGGGCGAGGCGGGCATCCTGGCCCTCCCGGTGGTCGCGGTGCTCGGCACGGGCATGATGGGTGGGTACACGACGTTCTCGACGGCGAGTGTCGAGACCGTGCGGTTGCTGCAGTCCGGCAAGACCCGGCTCGCCGTGCTCAACGGCCTCGGCATGCTCGTCGTCTCGGTCGGCGCAGCTGCGCTCGGCCTCTTGCTCGGAAGGAACTCATGA
- a CDS encoding CrcB family protein has translation MNAARPSHLRWHLIGLVALGGAIGTAVRAVLAEAASAVDGVSWTILGINVVGAFCLGLLLEHLARRGPDEGRRQTVRLFVGTGVLGGFTTYSTLADDTARLLTDGRWGAGSGYALLSVVLGLVAVVGGLALAARTRRRGGAR, from the coding sequence GTGAACGCCGCACGACCATCCCATCTCCGCTGGCACCTGATCGGACTCGTCGCCCTGGGCGGCGCCATCGGGACCGCCGTCCGTGCTGTCCTGGCCGAGGCCGCCTCCGCCGTCGACGGCGTCAGCTGGACGATCCTGGGGATCAACGTGGTCGGGGCCTTCTGCCTGGGGCTGCTCCTCGAGCACCTGGCCCGGCGCGGTCCGGACGAGGGCCGCCGGCAGACCGTCCGGCTGTTCGTGGGCACGGGTGTCCTCGGCGGCTTCACGACCTACAGCACGCTCGCGGACGACACCGCCCGGCTGCTCACCGACGGACGCTGGGGTGCCGGCAGCGGGTACGCGTTGCTGTCCGTCGTGCTCGGACTCGTCGCGGTCGTCGGGGGACTGGCGCTCGCCGCCCGGACGCGCCGCAGGGGCGGTGCACGATGA
- a CDS encoding cupin domain-containing protein has translation MSRGLETVGTASALQRCVAVPADDFASDYWGRRALLSSADDLGSTYDDLFSTAAADELLSVRGLRTPFIRMAKEGSVLSPQAFTAPGGYGAEVGDQVSSEKVLAEFAAGSTIVLQGLHRTWPPLQEFTRRLVAELGHPAQVNAYITPASSRGFDPHYDVHDVFVLQIAGEKRWVIHEPVHELPFADEPWSDRRDAVAARASGTPAIDTVLRPGDALYLPRGYLHSATALGGTTIHLTIGMPAVTRSDLARVLVERALRSDALRASLPLGVDLADPEQIAAEVRAAAEDLVAALTTTDDQSAAVAATVGTRFRRSTRPEPVRPLHTIEFSAALTGADTVRWRDGLPTDVRIEGTRVAVVLPSGTVRLPAVCSEALHALTDGDGHRVGALPGLDEDDAVVVVRRLLREGVLVPAS, from the coding sequence GTGAGCCGAGGGCTCGAGACGGTGGGGACGGCGAGCGCCCTCCAGCGGTGCGTCGCCGTCCCGGCCGACGACTTCGCCAGCGACTACTGGGGTCGTCGCGCGCTCCTGAGCAGCGCGGACGACCTCGGCTCGACGTACGACGACCTGTTCTCCACCGCGGCGGCCGACGAGCTGCTCTCGGTCCGCGGTCTCCGGACGCCGTTCATCCGGATGGCGAAGGAGGGCTCGGTCCTGTCGCCGCAGGCGTTCACCGCGCCCGGTGGGTACGGCGCCGAAGTCGGTGACCAGGTCAGCTCCGAGAAGGTGCTGGCGGAGTTCGCCGCCGGGTCGACGATCGTGCTGCAGGGTCTGCACCGCACGTGGCCACCCCTGCAGGAGTTCACCCGCCGGCTGGTCGCGGAACTCGGGCACCCGGCCCAGGTCAACGCGTACATCACCCCGGCGTCCTCGCGCGGCTTCGACCCGCACTACGACGTGCACGACGTGTTCGTGCTGCAGATCGCCGGCGAGAAGCGCTGGGTCATCCACGAGCCCGTCCACGAACTGCCCTTCGCCGACGAGCCCTGGAGCGACCGGCGCGACGCGGTCGCCGCACGGGCTTCCGGCACCCCGGCGATCGACACCGTGCTGCGCCCGGGCGACGCGCTCTACCTGCCGCGCGGGTACCTGCACTCGGCGACCGCGCTCGGCGGCACCACCATCCACCTGACGATCGGGATGCCCGCCGTCACCCGGTCGGACCTGGCGCGGGTCCTCGTCGAACGGGCGCTCCGCTCCGACGCCCTGCGCGCGTCGCTGCCCCTCGGCGTCGACCTCGCTGACCCGGAGCAGATCGCGGCCGAGGTCCGGGCGGCCGCGGAGGACCTGGTCGCCGCGCTGACGACGACGGACGACCAGTCCGCCGCCGTCGCTGCCACCGTCGGAACGCGGTTCCGACGCTCCACGCGGCCCGAGCCCGTGCGGCCGCTGCACACGATCGAGTTCTCGGCAGCGCTGACCGGTGCCGACACGGTGCGCTGGCGTGACGGCCTGCCGACGGACGTCCGCATCGAGGGCACCCGGGTGGCGGTCGTCCTGCCGTCGGGGACCGTCCGGCTCCCCGCCGTCTGTTCCGAGGCGCTGCACGCGCTGACGGACGGCGACGGCCACCGTGTCGGCGCGCTGCCGGGGCTCGACGAGGACGACGCGGTCGTCGTCGTGCGACGGCTCCTGCGGGAAGGCGTGCTGGTACCCGCCTCGTGA
- a CDS encoding sucrase ferredoxin yields MTEWRRTGPSDPGRPRSGGGPACSAGSRLRDEDVSATASPGRRWLLVEVAGAWGWNVWTESPVLDPEVGAALARRVQHAGMRILAVRRPGRSRGSGRWRWAVVDAERATTRWGEVSDPRQLLTLPLDGSTGTPSDQALFAVCAHGRHDECCAVRGRSVAERLSGAYPDETWECSHLGGDRFAATMMLFPHAVNHGRVDEHDPVAIADEYLHGRIAQQGFRGRATLSHVEQAAVAAAVQHTGDTRLEAFRPVAATELTTEPGGWSVDLSARTDTAAEPQTDAGTRTIRVRLEHVLTGPTFTTCRATVAVEIPRFVVRDLTVLG; encoded by the coding sequence GTGACCGAGTGGCGCCGCACCGGCCCGTCCGACCCCGGACGCCCCCGCTCCGGGGGCGGGCCGGCGTGCAGCGCGGGGTCACGGCTGCGCGACGAGGACGTGTCCGCGACGGCGTCGCCCGGCAGACGGTGGTTGCTCGTCGAGGTCGCCGGTGCCTGGGGCTGGAACGTGTGGACGGAGTCCCCCGTGCTCGACCCCGAGGTCGGCGCGGCGCTGGCGCGTCGGGTGCAGCACGCCGGCATGCGGATCCTGGCGGTGCGGCGACCCGGTCGGTCGCGCGGTTCAGGCCGGTGGCGGTGGGCCGTGGTCGATGCCGAACGCGCGACGACGCGGTGGGGCGAGGTCTCCGACCCGCGGCAGCTCCTGACCCTGCCGCTCGACGGCAGCACGGGGACCCCCTCGGACCAGGCCCTCTTCGCGGTCTGCGCGCACGGTCGACACGACGAGTGCTGCGCGGTCCGGGGTCGGTCCGTCGCCGAGCGCCTGTCCGGGGCCTACCCGGACGAGACGTGGGAGTGCTCGCACCTGGGCGGCGACCGCTTCGCCGCCACCATGATGCTCTTCCCGCACGCGGTCAACCACGGACGGGTCGACGAGCACGACCCCGTCGCGATCGCCGACGAGTACCTGCACGGCCGGATCGCACAGCAGGGCTTCCGCGGGCGAGCGACCCTGTCGCACGTCGAGCAGGCCGCCGTCGCCGCGGCGGTGCAGCACACCGGAGACACCCGACTCGAGGCGTTCCGACCGGTGGCGGCGACCGAGCTCACGACCGAGCCGGGCGGGTGGTCGGTCGATCTCTCGGCGCGGACCGACACGGCGGCGGAACCGCAGACGGACGCCGGCACCAGGACCATCCGGGTCCGGCTCGAGCACGTCCTGACCGGTCCGACGTTCACCACGTGCCGGGCGACGGTCGCGGTGGAGATCCCCCGGTTCGTCGTCCGGGACCTCACCGTGCTCGGCTGA
- a CDS encoding MBL fold metallo-hydrolase, which translates to MQVTKLEHACQVVEERGARLVLDPGGFTRPVDVDGVVAVVVTHEHPDHVTTEQLERILLANPGALVFGPAGVARALAGAAVHVDVVSDGARRAVGPFDLTFHGTRHNVIHSSVPVVDNTGVLVNGRLFYPGDSWTVPGVPVEVLAAPVGAPWLKVAEMMDYVAAVAPGRAYPVHEATLSEVGLEMHVDRLRQAVEPAGELVVLRPGESMTV; encoded by the coding sequence ATGCAGGTGACGAAGCTCGAACACGCGTGCCAGGTCGTCGAGGAGCGCGGTGCACGACTGGTGCTCGATCCCGGCGGGTTCACCCGGCCGGTCGACGTCGACGGCGTCGTGGCGGTCGTCGTCACGCACGAGCACCCGGACCACGTCACGACCGAGCAGCTGGAGCGGATCCTGCTGGCCAACCCGGGCGCCCTGGTGTTCGGTCCGGCCGGGGTCGCACGGGCGCTCGCCGGAGCTGCGGTGCACGTGGACGTCGTCTCGGACGGTGCGCGACGCGCGGTCGGGCCGTTCGACCTGACGTTCCACGGCACCCGGCACAACGTCATCCACTCGTCCGTCCCGGTGGTGGACAACACCGGGGTCCTGGTCAACGGGCGGCTGTTCTACCCCGGCGACAGCTGGACGGTGCCGGGTGTCCCCGTCGAGGTGCTGGCCGCTCCGGTCGGTGCCCCGTGGCTCAAGGTGGCCGAGATGATGGACTACGTCGCCGCGGTCGCGCCGGGCCGCGCCTACCCCGTGCACGAGGCCACGCTGTCCGAGGTGGGCCTGGAGATGCACGTCGACCGGTTGCGGCAGGCCGTCGAACCCGCCGGGGAACTCGTCGTGCTGCGGCCGGGGGAGTCCATGACCGTCTGA
- a CDS encoding LacI family DNA-binding transcriptional regulator, whose amino-acid sequence MQRVAAELGYVPSSAAAGLATGRQRAVGVVLPVIDRWFYVRALGGIDAELRRAGHDLVLYNLGGPLGDRDRAFRRSMLRHRVDALVLLSLVLDETERDELQGSNHPMIVIGGPAPGLRNVGVDDLRVAGLAVGHLLGLGHRRIAYVGGQDESGMNVAVPYLRRDGFLATMHAAGCSVPPGWLVDGRFSFAGGCAAGSALLAVPRPHRPTAVFCASDEMALGVLVAAARLGVHVPGELSVIGIDGHEYGEVVGLTTVVQDPEAQGRTAALAVLAEVDGHAPVPVPPAPATLLVRATTAAPR is encoded by the coding sequence GTGCAGCGGGTCGCTGCCGAACTCGGGTACGTGCCGAGCTCGGCGGCGGCCGGCCTGGCCACCGGCCGACAGCGCGCCGTCGGGGTGGTCCTGCCGGTCATCGACCGCTGGTTCTACGTCAGGGCCCTCGGCGGGATCGACGCCGAACTGCGTCGGGCGGGCCACGACCTGGTGCTGTACAACCTGGGCGGGCCGCTGGGGGACCGGGACCGGGCGTTCCGGCGGTCGATGCTGCGCCACCGGGTCGACGCGCTCGTGCTGCTGTCGCTCGTGCTCGACGAGACCGAGCGGGACGAACTGCAGGGCAGCAACCACCCGATGATCGTCATCGGCGGACCGGCACCGGGGCTGCGCAACGTGGGTGTCGACGACCTGCGGGTCGCCGGTCTGGCTGTCGGGCACCTGCTCGGGCTCGGCCACCGGCGGATCGCGTACGTCGGCGGTCAGGACGAGTCCGGGATGAACGTCGCCGTGCCGTACCTGCGCCGGGACGGGTTCCTGGCGACGATGCACGCCGCGGGCTGCTCAGTGCCGCCAGGGTGGCTCGTGGACGGACGGTTCTCGTTCGCCGGTGGCTGCGCTGCCGGGTCGGCACTGCTGGCGGTGCCCCGTCCGCACCGGCCCACCGCCGTGTTCTGTGCCTCCGACGAGATGGCGCTGGGCGTGCTGGTGGCGGCCGCTCGGCTCGGCGTGCACGTCCCCGGGGAGCTGTCCGTCATCGGGATCGACGGGCACGAGTACGGCGAGGTCGTGGGCCTGACGACCGTCGTGCAGGACCCTGAGGCACAGGGACGGACGGCGGCGCTGGCGGTGCTCGCGGAGGTCGACGGCCACGCGCCGGTACCAGTGCCCCCGGCGCCGGCGACGCTCCTGGTGCGGGCGACCACGGCGGCGCCGCGGTAG
- a CDS encoding carbohydrate ABC transporter permease: MDRADVRVKRDTGPRVRTAVQAVVIAVWCLLPFYWMVVTSFRDVGFTFDATPWPTHVTLDNYTTAFSTALGNHLGRALLNSLLIGGVVTIIALLVGTSAAYALARLEFKGKSLIAGAILAASMFPGVALISPLFQLFTDIGWMGSYQALILPSISFVLPLTVYTLASFFREMPWDLEEAARIDGCTRVEAFRRIILPLAAPAVFTTAILAFISSWNEYLISSQLSSDATQPVTVAIASFAGTQPHQEPYTAVMAAGTIVTIPLVILVLVFQRRIVAGLTAGGVKG; encoded by the coding sequence ATCGACCGCGCTGACGTCCGCGTCAAGCGCGACACCGGCCCCCGCGTCCGCACCGCCGTGCAGGCCGTCGTCATCGCGGTCTGGTGCCTGCTGCCGTTCTACTGGATGGTCGTGACGAGCTTCCGGGACGTCGGCTTCACGTTCGACGCCACCCCGTGGCCGACGCACGTGACGCTCGACAACTACACGACGGCGTTCTCCACCGCGCTGGGCAACCACCTGGGGCGGGCGCTGCTCAACAGCCTGCTCATCGGCGGTGTCGTGACGATCATCGCGCTGCTCGTCGGCACGAGCGCCGCCTACGCGCTGGCCCGGCTCGAGTTCAAGGGCAAGTCGCTCATCGCCGGCGCGATCCTGGCCGCGTCGATGTTCCCGGGCGTCGCCCTCATCTCGCCGCTGTTCCAGCTCTTCACGGACATCGGGTGGATGGGCAGCTACCAGGCGCTGATCCTGCCGAGCATCTCGTTCGTGCTGCCGCTCACCGTCTACACGCTCGCGAGCTTCTTCCGCGAGATGCCGTGGGACCTGGAAGAGGCGGCGCGCATCGACGGGTGCACGCGCGTGGAGGCGTTCCGGCGGATCATCCTGCCGCTGGCCGCGCCGGCCGTGTTCACCACGGCGATCCTGGCGTTCATCTCGAGCTGGAACGAGTACCTCATCTCGTCGCAGCTGTCGTCGGACGCCACCCAGCCGGTGACCGTCGCGATCGCGTCGTTCGCCGGCACCCAGCCGCACCAGGAGCCGTACACCGCGGTGATGGCCGCGGGGACGATCGTCACGATCCCGCTCGTGATCCTGGTGCTCGTGTTCCAGCGACGCATCGTGGCCGGCCTGACCGCCGGCGGCGTGAAGGGCTGA
- a CDS encoding sugar ABC transporter permease translates to MYLIGPTIVLLAIVIGYPVVSAVIQSFQLDQGLDKATGLFVQGGFAGVTNYAHWLGQQCGNVTCPPGSLGSQFWVSMGNTVFFTIVTVAFETVIGVWMAIIMNRNFRGRALVRAAILVPWAIPTAVTAKLWYFIFDANGVLNHVIGHQILWTSGEWASRWAVIIADTWKTTPFMALLILAGLQLIPEDVYEAGKMDGASTLQRFWLITLPLLKPALMVAVLFRVLDALRMYDLPAILTGGGGGSGNATTTLSILVVDQIRQGFNSASALSTITFLVIFIVAFLFVRFLGANVVQTQAAQQKGELK, encoded by the coding sequence GTGTACCTGATCGGCCCGACGATCGTCCTGCTGGCGATCGTCATCGGCTACCCCGTCGTCAGCGCCGTCATCCAGTCCTTCCAGCTCGACCAGGGGCTCGACAAGGCGACGGGCCTGTTCGTGCAGGGCGGCTTCGCGGGCGTCACGAACTACGCGCACTGGCTCGGCCAGCAGTGCGGCAACGTCACCTGCCCGCCTGGCAGCCTCGGCTCGCAGTTCTGGGTGTCGATGGGCAACACGGTCTTCTTCACCATCGTCACCGTCGCCTTCGAGACGGTGATCGGCGTGTGGATGGCGATCATCATGAACCGGAACTTCCGGGGCCGTGCTCTGGTCCGCGCCGCGATCCTGGTGCCGTGGGCCATCCCCACCGCCGTCACCGCCAAGCTCTGGTACTTCATCTTCGACGCGAACGGCGTGCTCAACCACGTCATCGGGCACCAGATCCTGTGGACCAGCGGCGAGTGGGCGTCCCGGTGGGCGGTCATCATCGCCGACACCTGGAAGACCACCCCGTTCATGGCGCTGCTGATCCTGGCGGGGCTGCAGCTGATCCCCGAGGACGTCTACGAGGCCGGCAAGATGGACGGCGCGTCCACCCTGCAGCGCTTCTGGCTGATCACCCTGCCGCTGCTGAAGCCCGCGCTCATGGTCGCGGTCCTGTTCCGCGTGCTCGACGCGCTGCGCATGTACGACCTCCCCGCGATCCTCACCGGCGGCGGCGGTGGTTCCGGCAACGCCACGACCACGCTGTCCATCCTGGTCGTGGACCAGATCCGGCAGGGGTTCAACTCGGCGTCCGCCCTGTCGACCATCACGTTCCTGGTCATCTTCATCGTCGCCTTCCTGTTCGTCCGCTTCCTCGGGGCGAACGTCGTGCAGACGCAGGCAGCACAGCAGAAGGGTGAACTCAAGTGA
- a CDS encoding ABC transporter substrate-binding protein — protein sequence MDNTRAKVRLASVAGIAVLGLALAGCSGGGSGSDAAKSGQDSRGPITYVQGKDNSNVVRPLIAKWNKAHGSEKVTFKEQSDQADQQHDDLVQHFQAKDDGYDVVDVDVVWTAEFAAKSWLVPLTGDMAIDTSKLLPSTVKTATYNNTLYAAPQTSDGALLYYRKDLVKTPPTTWSAMMDDCQIAKDNGIGCYAGQFAKYEGLTVNASEAVNGSGGSILTKGGAPDVDTSKAKAGLQNLVDAFKDGNIPAEAITYQEEQGRTAFEDGKLLFLRNWPYVYSLAKTDGASKVKDTFGIAPIPGADGVGASTLGGHNAAISVYSKHKATAHDFLEFLESNETQKFFATQGSLAPVVGDLYTDSDLTSKLPYLPTLLKSIQSAEPRPVTPFYPAVTKAIQDNSYAALKGSKSVDEAMKDMEAALKSATSSSN from the coding sequence GTGGACAACACACGCGCGAAGGTGCGACTCGCATCCGTGGCGGGGATCGCCGTGCTCGGCCTCGCCCTCGCCGGCTGCTCCGGTGGCGGCTCCGGTTCCGACGCCGCGAAGTCCGGGCAGGACAGCCGCGGCCCGATCACGTACGTCCAGGGCAAGGACAACTCGAACGTCGTCCGACCGCTGATCGCCAAGTGGAACAAGGCGCACGGGTCCGAGAAGGTCACGTTCAAGGAGCAGTCCGACCAGGCCGACCAGCAGCACGACGACCTCGTCCAGCACTTCCAGGCGAAGGACGACGGCTACGACGTGGTCGACGTCGACGTGGTGTGGACCGCCGAGTTCGCCGCCAAGAGCTGGCTCGTGCCGCTCACCGGCGACATGGCGATCGACACGTCGAAGCTGCTGCCCTCGACGGTCAAGACGGCCACGTACAACAACACGCTCTACGCGGCGCCGCAGACCTCCGACGGCGCGCTGCTCTACTACCGCAAGGACCTCGTCAAGACCCCGCCGACCACGTGGTCGGCGATGATGGACGACTGCCAGATCGCGAAGGACAACGGCATCGGCTGCTACGCCGGCCAGTTCGCCAAGTACGAGGGCCTGACCGTGAACGCCTCCGAGGCCGTCAACGGCTCCGGTGGCTCGATCCTGACGAAGGGCGGCGCGCCGGACGTCGACACGTCGAAGGCGAAGGCGGGCCTGCAGAACCTGGTCGACGCGTTCAAGGACGGCAACATCCCGGCCGAGGCGATCACCTACCAGGAGGAGCAGGGCCGCACCGCGTTCGAGGACGGCAAGCTGCTGTTCCTCCGCAACTGGCCGTACGTCTACAGCCTGGCGAAGACCGACGGCGCGTCGAAGGTCAAGGACACCTTCGGCATCGCCCCGATCCCCGGCGCCGACGGCGTCGGTGCGTCCACGCTCGGCGGGCACAACGCGGCGATCAGCGTCTACTCGAAGCACAAGGCGACCGCGCACGACTTCCTCGAGTTCCTGGAGTCGAACGAGACGCAGAAGTTCTTCGCGACGCAGGGCTCGCTCGCGCCGGTCGTCGGCGACCTCTACACGGACAGCGACCTGACGAGCAAGCTGCCGTACCTGCCCACCCTGCTCAAGTCGATCCAGAGTGCGGAGCCCCGACCGGTCACGCCGTTCTACCCGGCCGTGACCAAGGCGATCCAGGACAACTCCTACGCCGCGCTCAAGGGCTCCAAGAGCGTCGACGAGGCCATGAAGGACATGGAAGCCGCCCTGAAGTCGGCGACCAGCAGCAGCAACTAG
- a CDS encoding glycosyltransferase has product MASLSAVNVPGPRRVIGVNLDGPLPELVADETGSSALVIGYRDGYPVTTLDVILTDDPADATRALAPLVDTMVEAGAFDDHAPVSDDDLPTISVVVSTVVDRVEDLGKLLDVLEHLDYPRHEVVLVDNRVRVPDIDALPALLEGRDVRLVTERRPGLSAGRNAGVAAATGEVIAFTDDDVRVDPQWLRAIGERFVREPGLDAVTGVILPVELTTPAQIWYEAYYGGFSAERTFSPVTIVPDDVQGAMRHARVSAVRPDGTVRKHFAVYGIGAYGAGANMAYRRSLIETVGGFDTTLGAGSPARGGEDLAMFIETLWRGGRIGFEPHAVVHHRHRQTIEDLHKQLHGNGVGFTALMCALAAKDRRHLTVLARLMPLAAKVKAKQMASRLAGRRDAATETTTDASQTSLPRSLAYHELRGFPAGPAAWFRSRRRWRDVEAGRFRG; this is encoded by the coding sequence ATGGCCTCCCTCTCCGCCGTCAACGTCCCCGGACCCCGACGCGTCATCGGCGTCAACCTCGACGGTCCGCTGCCCGAGCTCGTCGCCGACGAGACCGGTTCGTCCGCGCTCGTCATCGGCTACCGCGACGGCTACCCGGTCACCACGCTCGACGTCATCCTCACCGACGACCCCGCGGACGCCACCCGAGCGCTCGCGCCCCTGGTCGACACGATGGTCGAGGCCGGCGCGTTCGACGACCACGCCCCGGTGTCCGACGACGACCTGCCGACGATCTCCGTCGTGGTGTCCACCGTGGTGGACCGCGTCGAGGACCTCGGCAAGCTCCTCGACGTCCTCGAGCACCTCGACTACCCGCGGCACGAGGTCGTCCTCGTCGACAACCGCGTCCGCGTCCCCGACATCGACGCCCTCCCGGCACTGCTCGAGGGCCGCGACGTCCGCCTGGTCACCGAGCGGCGCCCCGGGCTCTCGGCCGGGCGCAACGCCGGTGTCGCAGCGGCGACCGGCGAGGTCATCGCGTTCACCGACGACGACGTCCGCGTCGACCCGCAGTGGCTCCGCGCGATCGGCGAGCGGTTCGTCCGCGAACCGGGGCTGGACGCCGTGACGGGCGTGATCCTGCCCGTCGAGCTCACCACGCCCGCACAGATCTGGTACGAGGCGTACTACGGCGGCTTCAGCGCCGAGCGGACCTTCTCGCCGGTGACGATCGTCCCGGACGACGTGCAGGGTGCGATGCGCCACGCCCGTGTCTCGGCGGTGCGTCCCGACGGCACGGTGCGCAAGCACTTCGCGGTCTACGGCATCGGCGCGTACGGCGCGGGCGCGAACATGGCGTACCGGCGCTCGCTCATCGAGACCGTCGGCGGCTTCGACACCACGCTCGGCGCCGGCTCCCCCGCACGCGGCGGCGAGGACCTTGCGATGTTCATCGAGACGCTCTGGCGGGGCGGACGCATCGGGTTCGAACCGCACGCGGTCGTGCACCACCGGCACCGCCAGACGATCGAGGACCTGCACAAGCAGCTGCACGGCAACGGCGTCGGGTTCACCGCGCTGATGTGCGCGCTCGCCGCCAAGGACCGACGGCACCTGACCGTCCTGGCCCGGCTCATGCCGCTCGCTGCGAAGGTCAAGGCGAAGCAGATGGCATCGCGCCTGGCGGGTCGTCGTGACGCGGCGACCGAGACGACGACCGACGCATCCCAGACGAGTCTCCCCCGGTCGCTGGCGTACCACGAGCTCCGCGGCTTCCCGGCCGGGCCGGCGGCCTGGTTCCGCAGCCGTCGGCGCTGGCGCGACGTCGAGGCCGGGCGCTTCCGCGGGTAG